One part of the Chryseobacterium sp. 7 genome encodes these proteins:
- a CDS encoding RagB/SusD family nutrient uptake outer membrane protein has protein sequence MKSKFLNINTIILSFAVLSLMGCTNLDEKVIDEVLGSETADPEAALAAAYGQLGDGTFVDHGNVFALQEYSTDEALLPTRGSDWGDGGKWRAMHEFSWDAGSDVVKTTWNSLNFGITKSLTAISSIEKSNSTNRALFLAEAKGLLAYYTYTTIDLFGQAPYRDPNNINAPIQIRKAETTIDALITEVEGLIPNLADIKTQNTHAGRFTKQAAYAFLADMYLNRAVLKNKTAGSFNFLEQAVNGSGTDMDKVIEYSNLLINNPNFSLESNYFHNFDINNDTSKEMIFSIVQKKNTDKTSDNVLAYMSMERIQKPSPDNRGTNASCITPEFYYSWNGNHDDPRFQRSYQYADGTWFRNDGTDVSVPSSSKVEGTGKPWFHFNRGLQVGQQYGPKLLADGNFDMTADGRIKVYKLFTEKNTTLAADFTPELNFDNPSESVFTQAQINRGVRNFKFEFDPGYGNNGTSGMDVPLYRLGTIYMMRAEAYLRSGNMSGALADVNKLRTSRTNDALKNNTPGVAIASLDENTLFKESGYELYWEMYRRKAMIRFKKFDLPGTAKPASQPYRRIFPIPQATIDASKDFTQTPGY, from the coding sequence ATGAAATCTAAATTTTTAAATATTAATACAATTATTTTATCCTTTGCTGTACTGTCTTTAATGGGATGTACCAATCTGGATGAAAAAGTGATCGATGAGGTTCTGGGTTCTGAAACGGCAGATCCTGAAGCTGCTCTTGCTGCTGCATATGGACAACTGGGAGACGGAACCTTTGTAGATCACGGAAATGTTTTTGCTCTGCAGGAATACTCTACTGATGAAGCTTTATTACCAACAAGGGGAAGTGACTGGGGTGACGGTGGAAAATGGAGAGCAATGCATGAATTCTCATGGGATGCAGGCAGTGACGTGGTAAAAACAACCTGGAATTCCCTGAATTTTGGAATTACAAAGTCTCTGACAGCTATTTCAAGCATTGAAAAGAGCAACAGTACCAACAGAGCTCTGTTTTTAGCAGAAGCAAAAGGTTTACTGGCGTATTATACCTACACAACAATTGATCTTTTCGGACAGGCTCCTTACAGAGATCCCAATAATATTAATGCTCCTATTCAGATCAGAAAAGCGGAAACTACCATTGATGCTCTGATTACGGAAGTAGAAGGGCTTATTCCCAATCTGGCAGATATCAAAACACAGAATACCCACGCCGGAAGATTTACCAAACAGGCAGCCTATGCATTTCTTGCAGATATGTATTTGAACAGGGCTGTTTTGAAAAATAAGACGGCAGGGTCATTCAACTTTCTGGAACAGGCTGTAAATGGTTCTGGAACGGATATGGATAAAGTAATTGAGTATTCTAATTTATTGATCAACAACCCGAATTTCAGTCTGGAATCCAATTATTTCCACAATTTTGATATCAATAATGATACAAGTAAGGAAATGATCTTCTCCATCGTTCAAAAGAAGAATACAGACAAAACTTCAGATAATGTTCTGGCGTATATGTCTATGGAGAGAATTCAGAAACCATCGCCGGACAACAGAGGAACCAATGCTTCATGTATCACCCCGGAATTCTACTATTCATGGAACGGAAATCATGATGATCCGCGTTTTCAGAGATCTTATCAGTACGCAGACGGAACATGGTTCAGAAATGACGGAACAGATGTAAGTGTACCTTCGTCCAGTAAAGTGGAAGGAACCGGAAAGCCATGGTTTCACTTTAACAGAGGTTTGCAGGTAGGGCAGCAATACGGTCCTAAGCTTCTTGCAGACGGAAACTTTGATATGACTGCAGACGGAAGAATTAAGGTCTATAAGTTATTTACTGAAAAAAATACCACGCTTGCCGCAGATTTTACTCCTGAACTGAATTTTGACAACCCTTCAGAATCTGTATTTACACAGGCTCAGATCAACAGAGGAGTAAGAAACTTTAAGTTTGAATTTGATCCTGGATATGGGAATAACGGAACCAGCGGAATGGATGTGCCTTTGTACAGACTGGGAACCATCTATATGATGAGGGCAGAAGCTTATTTAAGAAGCGGAAATATGTCAGGAGCTTTGGCAGATGTAAATAAACTGAGAACAAGCAGAACGAATGATGCTTTAAAGAACAATACGCCGGGCGTTGCCATTGCTTCTTTGGATGAGAATACTTTGTTTAAAGAATCAGGATATGAATTGTATTGGGAAATGTACAGAAGAAAGGCGATGATCAGATTCAAGAAGTTTGATTTACCGGGGACAGCGAAACCTGCTTCTCAGCCTTACAGAAGAATTTTCCCTATTCCTCAGGCAACTATTGATGCTTCAAAAGATTTTACCCAAACCCCCGGATATTAG